The Denticeps clupeoides chromosome 10, fDenClu1.1, whole genome shotgun sequence DNA window aaacaaaaaaaaaatatctatatatcaGATAACCAAACATTGATTTAACATAATTGTTATGTCTACATGCTTTCCTATTATTTCACATAATTGTGAGATTATTCTGTGCATACCCGTGCACAGAAGTTGTTGATGGCCTGTGGAGGAAAACCTCTCCTCCTGAGTGCAGTGAGGGTAAAGAGTCGGGGGTCGTCCCAGTCTCTAAAGCACAAAATTACCAAGGAGTTAATCACCAAAACAGGCCTACACAGCACAACTCTGTAAAATCAGTTCTCACCTTACAGCTCCTGTCTCCACCAGTTTGATGATCTTCCGCTTTGAGACGACGGTGTAGGTGAGATTCAGTCGGCCATACTCCCACTGCACAGGGCAGTACACGTCTAGTGCATTACAGAGCCAGAAATAGGAAGATCGCCTGGAGTGGAAGGAGACACAAATGTAGTCTTTTAGTGTCACAtgatcaacaaaaaaaaacaataagtaGGGTTttccaatttatttatttatttttttttaaagaatttaatggCATTTAACATCCCAGTTTTGCTTACTGTACATTCAAACGTACGCGTTGTCAATGCTTGGTGGGCATGTCAGCCATACAGGGAGCACGCAAGCAACCAATTGTTAATCATTCATGACTACGCCTCAACCCATAATAAAcccgaaataaataaaaaaggttgaTATTTTCTTAACTTCCTTCCTCAGGAATCACAAGCAAAACAAGGAGATGGACCCACAATTCACTTTGACATCCAGGAAATCAACACATTCAAAGAGAATGGGTTACAACCATTGACCCCTTTACAACATAAGTGCAATGCGTACCAGAGTCTCTTTCCCACTcttgtctctgtaatagtttAAAACATTACAACAAGCTTTAGTATTAATAGTTAATAGCAAGTAATTCTTTGCTAAATTTTATCGACTGACAGACCACAATtggcaataaaacacaaaaggcTGAAGCCATGCATTCCTGTTTCTGGTCACGTACCTGGCCTGGAACTCTTTGGTACAGAGGGAGTGTGTGATGTGCTCTATCGAGTCACAGAGACAGTGAGTGTAGTCATATGTAGGGTAGATACACCTGAAGAGAGAGAAGGCAAAATCAGGCAACATAATGTGTGTACATGAAAGTAAGTCTGGAAAAATGAGGTGtttctaaacttttgaatgattCTGTGGTGTATCACAGTTTATggctttagaaaaaaaatcttaaataaaaataaaataagcctGCCAGAAAAACAAACTtacttataatatatatatatatatatatatatatatatatatatatataaataaaaaaaaaagcttttgtgCATACTGAGCTAATAGACCAGCTGTAAAGCTTGGcttgcgtgtgtatgtgtaccaGGCATCTCCTGTCCGGTGATGAGGTGTGTATTTGATGCGGTACGCCACCGGGTCCATCTTGCCATCTTCCATGACTAGTTTCATCCTCAGGGTCACCTCCCCTTCTGCAAATAGACCTTTCTTCATCCAGCGGAACAGTACCAGCGACTCCTCCACCGGTCTGTCACGCCAGGGAGAAGCGGGCACATTGTGCCCTTTCAACTCTTCTCCACGCTGATGGCACACATAGGCCTGGCCCCTGTGTATCCACAAACTTTCATCAAGGTCTACCAAATtacatgcacacaacacacttaaacaaaaaacatgatGAGAGATTTGCCTTGATAGAAATCACTCGAATCAAGAAATAAATTCTAGCCAGAATAAATTCATATGCAAGATAGCAGTAGCCCTAGTagtagggatggtagtagcctagtgggtaacaaactccaCATAAACTATGTCTGGTAACCAGataacccaggttcaaaccccacttacacattgtgtccctgagcaagacactgctcagagtgtctccagggggactgtccctgtaactagtgttTGTAaggctctctggataagggggtctgataatcagcctaaatgtaaatagaaactGTAGCCACATCAAAAACGAAAAAGCAGTCAAAAAAGAAAACGTGCGAGTGCGTGTTAGAGAAGAAGAGTTTATGAAAGGCCACCTGCGAATGAGCTCCTCAGCAAGGTCATACAAGCGTTGGAAGTTGTCAGAGGCGTGCGTGATCATGTATGGCTTATAACCTGGAAATCACAGTCCCCACTTATTACAGTGAAATACAACACATTATTTAtagaatacaatacaaaataaatactgAAAATTCGGTGCTACTACATCTACATGAATGTGCAGACTAACCCAGCCACTCCACCATGTCTTTGATGGCGGTGAAATATTTCTCCTCTTCCTTTTCTGGGTTTGTGTCATCGTAGCGCAGGAAGCAGATTCCATCATTAGACTGCaacagattatttttattttttctgccaTAAACAATATACATATGCATAATAAATCTGTACACAAGAATAATGTAGGAAACACATTTTAAGTGTAaaagagatatatatatatataaaaatctccTAGACTGTCTAGAAATGCAGTGTCTAGAAATGGCGAGAGTTGTAAAAAGtgatttggtcattctgcttccccttatgttgtcataaggaaaaaggttacctcccgtttctcgtGCTTTGTTGGccaagagaatttcccaccacTTCATAAAAAGTAACTATACAGACAGTCATTAAAACATGTAAAGCATTgtagttgctcggtgattggatgtaaaaatgagcacttCCTGTCTACGCCAAACATTgtagttggtgaatggtgttgatgacatttccacgaatgcccgctcacttctataggccactctccgcCTCATTAGcctttaaagctacacacacagaaacggcatgccctggggaaatctcactgtgtgacTGGTTAAAATTATGGCAGTAATTCGggtcacaataaaaaaataaaaaaaatggcagaaactAGCATATTCTATGTATTCACATTACTTTTAAGGCTAGACATGTAGCTGCCAAATATCCCAAGTATCTCAGAAGTTCCATGAGTTTCGTATATATATTGATAGCGGCTCCCTTATGCCCacaaattcaataaaatatCTCAGAAACTAAAGCAAACAAGAGCATTGTGCAAGACGGTATCGTGTGCATCACTCACATGAGAGAAGCACGGACacaaaggagggagggagggagagggagagagggagagagggagagagagagagagagagagagagagagaatgtgtgtatgtgagctgCACTGCGTAGTGCCTGTTCATGTAACCCATGTTagacaaagagcatcctgattggCTAAGGTTGCTAagtaaagcagaaaaaaaaacatatatatatatatatatatatatatatatatatatatatatatatatatatatatttttttttttttttttttttttttttttttttaaataaaataaaaataaaaatctaatcgTCCAATAAGTCTATAATTTTTCCCCCATATGGCCAATCCCTTGCTAAGGGCTCAGAGAACAAGCTTAATGCAATGAGCAATAAACTAATCCTCACAGTTTCAGCCATACCTTTGCAAACCCAAAGTTAAAGTTGATTGCTTTGGCATGACCAATATGCAGAATGCCATTGGGCTCAGGGGGGAAACGAGTGCGGAcctgagaagaaagaaaagtcaTATCAGTCATGTGGAAAATCACTGTTACTGAGTGAagtcaccacacacacccttacCTGTCCACCTGTTAGCTCCAGATGTTGCTTCAGAAGGTTCATGGTGTTGGGTGTGACAACATAACCTTCAGTCTTGTAGTTCTCACCTACAGTAACACAGCAGGATGGATGTAAGccataaagaaaatatatatataacggaACAACTGGAGCTTCAGGTTACGTGGCTGTTCACCTGGTTTATGGAACTTCAGTGCCTCCCCTCTCAGCTGCTCCATGAGTGACTTGGCCTCCAGCTTCACCTCtccttaaaaacacaaaaatgaaaaaaatgatgtggAAAAACAgactatccatccatccacccatcaaACAGAACAGTTACTCCCTTTACCATTTGCTGTTAACTCCACATCTTGTTTCTCCTTCTCTGCCGCTTTGGCTTTGGGAGTCTGGGAATCgaagtaaatgaaatgtaactaAAACAGTCATATTTGCATAAATATGATATGCATCTGATGTGTCCTTTTCTGCTTGTTTACACAGCAGCTATAACATGGGAAAATGTGGCAGAGCAAAATGATCAATACATGAACTAAAGAAGTAAGAAAGCACTTCTGGTCACTGTTAGACACGAAGACACCGGGGCTATGAGGGCAGCAACCTACTGCTACAAGTAGGAAGGTTTCCATTTctcaccttggcttttttctcTAGGTCAGCTTCAGTCTTGGGACCCAAGAGGTGGAGGACCTATTCATgcgaggaggaaaaaaaaatcctgatagTTGCAGAAATACACACTggtttttttcttgcataataCATCAAGAGTGCATTAAAACCAGTCGAGCTTAAGGTCTCAGATCCAGTCAGCATGAATGTCAAAAAAGCATGTTACATTTTAACAGTAAAACTACACTGGCTTCCACAGCAGAGCAAACACAGCTGACAaaagctggatttttttttttttttagcagagcTCACTTGAAAGTAGAGGGTAATACCTGCATGTCCACTTCATTCTTTATAATCTTTCCATCAGCCCATTTGAGAGCAGTCCTTGCTTCACCTGTAACAGAAATAACTATCATGATTATCAATGACATGGCACTGTTCGCCCATGCACAAAAATGCTCATTCATCTACAagaaaattaatacaaatatttatttaatatttgctTGGCTCAAAGTTTTTTCTTTCATCTAAACTAATAACCCATTTCCAGGTACATTTTCCTGCACGTTGTACTTGTGtaactgtgcatgtgacaaataaagaaTCTTTAATCTTGATCTACAAAAGCATTTTGatcaaagcatttcactgcatatcataccatgtatgactatgtatgtgacaaatagaatttgaatttgaacagaaAGGGACAAGcagggaaaaagtgaaaaactcCCTAGTTATTGATGTGATTTAAGATTAGCAGCATTTTGTAAACTCCACCTGGACATTGTTTAAACCACATAAAAATGACCTATGCAGCGCACCCATCAGCAGGCCCATGTTGAAGCGGTATCGGTCCGACAGTAGCTCTTTTTTGTACTTCTTGATCACCTGCTCTACCTGCATGCAGAAAAAGAAAGCAATAGGAAAAAGGAGCCAAAcggaaataattataataataacaacaaagaAATAACATTTTCAAAAGCTTTATGCGCTAACTTACCGCATCCTCAATCTGCTCGGGTGTGACAACCGCACCCACGCCACAGAAAGACTCAAACGTGCTCCGATCTAAGGGGTCCTGGGGGTGGCTCTTCACAAAGTCAAGCGCAGCTTTGCATTGAGGCAAAAAcaacagtcaacacacacacacacacacctcaacatcAGAACACCGCGCATCCCTACCCGACAGCTGCAGCTCCGTGCTGATCCTGCGCTCTGCGATGTATTCGGTGAGGAAGCCGAGGCGGCTGGGGTCTCTCAGACGAGACGCCATGCCATACAGGAGGGTCCCCATGGCCTTGTCGATCGCCACAGACCCCGAAACCATCTGCGCCTACGACACGTCATTTGACACCGCTGTCAAGCGAATATTTTGGCGTTACAtgctgtggtggtagtagcctggtgggtaacacactctggcctacgaaccagaggacccaggtacaaatcccacttactaccagtgtgtccatgagcaagacacttaaccctaagttgctccagggggggggactgtccctgtaagtactgattgtaagtcgctctggataagggcgtctggtaaatgacgcAGCTCCTGGCGACGCGGAACAGAATCAGACCTCTCCATGCAAATAAATTGTAAGTAGAGTAAAAAGTCGATCGAGCCGGCACGTGGTTCGGTAACTTCAGATGTGTTTAGGCGACAGGTTCAGTATATAGATTTCAGCGATGTTTGCGACAGGCTAATGTGAGCAGAGAACACGTTGGAACAGGTGTTCTGTCGGTTTGTCCTACCTTGTCAGAATTTCCTACcgcagcagatttttttaataGCGACTGTTCCTGCTAGCTGTACAAATGCGATGTGCAACTTGTTCATATAATAATGATACTATTACACTGTCCATAACCACAAGTAGTATGTTTTGACAGCTCAGAAACACCTATTAGATTGCCCTACCACcagtgttttaaatgtttgaatattaattatgacaCTGTCCAAAAACTACAGGTTTGTTCTGAAGGCTCAGAAACACAAGTATTTGACCTTTCCTTTAACTACTTTGAAAACCGTGCGATGGCAGCATGCGTTTATGGGCGTGCGCATGCCCAGTTGCCTTTGGTAGGACGTTTCCATAAGTAGGATGAAATGATAGAACCCCTGACGCCCAGGCTCATTTATACGAGCGCTAGCAACCCTGCTGCTCTTGGCTCCGTTTCCGCATGTTTACCCGAGTAATGGCATCCTTcagagccgcgctaagagcctcgTTTTTCTGGGTCTCCTTCGCTTTCTGCTCGCTGAGTCCGACAGATGCGAAGAGTGCTACGATATCCGCCATGA harbors:
- the qars1 gene encoding glutamine--tRNA ligase isoform X2 produces the protein MVSGSVAIDKAMGTLLYGMASRLRDPSRLGFLTEYIAERRISTELQLSAALDFVKSHPQDPLDRSTFESFCGVGAVVTPEQIEDAVEQVIKKYKKELLSDRYRFNMGLLMGEARTALKWADGKIIKNEVDMQVLHLLGPKTEADLEKKAKTPKAKAAEKEKQDVELTANGEVKLEAKSLMEQLRGEALKFHKPGENYKTEGYVVTPNTMNLLKQHLELTGGQVRTRFPPEPNGILHIGHAKAINFNFGFAKSNDGICFLRYDDTNPEKEEEKYFTAIKDMVEWLGYKPYMITHASDNFQRLYDLAEELIRRGQAYVCHQRGEELKGHNVPASPWRDRPVEESLVLFRWMKKGLFAEGEVTLRMKLVMEDGKMDPVAYRIKYTPHHRTGDAWCIYPTYDYTHCLCDSIEHITHSLCTKEFQARRSSYFWLCNALDVYCPVQWEYGRLNLTYTVVSKRKIIKLVETGAVRDWDDPRLFTLTALRRRGFPPQAINNFCARVGVTVAQTTMEPHLLEACVRDVLNEEAPRVMAVLEPLKVTITNLPPDTKKEVRVPNFPLNEEKGSHVVPFSTTIYIEQSDFREVMEKGYKRLTPEQPVGLRHAGYIISVQRVIKDSGGRVVELEVTCSGTESTEKPRGFIHWVSNPLQCEVRLYERLFQHKNPEDHTEVPGGFLSDINPNSLQVISSALVDQSVASSKVFDKFQFERLGYFSVDPDTTSQKLVFNRTVTLKEDPGKI
- the qars1 gene encoding glutamine--tRNA ligase isoform X1, yielding MADIVALFASVGLSEQKAKETQKNEALSAALKDAITRAQMVSGSVAIDKAMGTLLYGMASRLRDPSRLGFLTEYIAERRISTELQLSAALDFVKSHPQDPLDRSTFESFCGVGAVVTPEQIEDAVEQVIKKYKKELLSDRYRFNMGLLMGEARTALKWADGKIIKNEVDMQVLHLLGPKTEADLEKKAKTPKAKAAEKEKQDVELTANGEVKLEAKSLMEQLRGEALKFHKPGENYKTEGYVVTPNTMNLLKQHLELTGGQVRTRFPPEPNGILHIGHAKAINFNFGFAKSNDGICFLRYDDTNPEKEEEKYFTAIKDMVEWLGYKPYMITHASDNFQRLYDLAEELIRRGQAYVCHQRGEELKGHNVPASPWRDRPVEESLVLFRWMKKGLFAEGEVTLRMKLVMEDGKMDPVAYRIKYTPHHRTGDAWCIYPTYDYTHCLCDSIEHITHSLCTKEFQARRSSYFWLCNALDVYCPVQWEYGRLNLTYTVVSKRKIIKLVETGAVRDWDDPRLFTLTALRRRGFPPQAINNFCARVGVTVAQTTMEPHLLEACVRDVLNEEAPRVMAVLEPLKVTITNLPPDTKKEVRVPNFPLNEEKGSHVVPFSTTIYIEQSDFREVMEKGYKRLTPEQPVGLRHAGYIISVQRVIKDSGGRVVELEVTCSGTESTEKPRGFIHWVSNPLQCEVRLYERLFQHKNPEDHTEVPGGFLSDINPNSLQVISSALVDQSVASSKVFDKFQFERLGYFSVDPDTTSQKLVFNRTVTLKEDPGKI